Proteins from one Ketobacter alkanivorans genomic window:
- a CDS encoding mechanosensitive ion channel family protein, whose amino-acid sequence MLPKDFSQELLLEWGISIGMAIVVFLVGRIVINVIVKIAKHAMEKGGMDALLVNFVSSIMRWVLMLFVIIAALEQLGVDTTSLVALLGAAGIAVGLALKDSLQNFASGVMLIVFRPFKNGDFVDAGGVTGVVEHIGIFTTTMKTGDNKEVIVPNGQVYGGTITNFSARSTRRVDMVVGIAYDADIRKAKNILLDILNADERVLKDPAPVVAVSELADSSVNFVVRPWVNSGDYWAVLWDTNEKVKYAFDEAGIGIPFPQMELHVNKAE is encoded by the coding sequence ATGTTACCAAAAGACTTTTCTCAAGAATTGCTTTTGGAGTGGGGAATCAGCATAGGAATGGCAATTGTTGTCTTCCTGGTTGGTCGTATTGTAATCAACGTCATCGTGAAAATAGCTAAACACGCCATGGAAAAAGGTGGCATGGATGCTCTGCTGGTGAACTTCGTGTCATCCATCATGCGCTGGGTGTTGATGCTGTTTGTCATCATTGCAGCACTGGAGCAGCTCGGCGTAGACACCACCTCCCTGGTCGCCCTGCTGGGTGCCGCCGGTATCGCTGTTGGTTTGGCGTTGAAAGATTCTCTGCAAAACTTCGCTTCTGGTGTAATGCTCATCGTGTTCCGCCCGTTCAAAAACGGGGATTTTGTGGATGCAGGTGGTGTTACCGGTGTTGTTGAGCACATTGGTATATTCACTACCACAATGAAAACTGGCGACAACAAAGAAGTGATCGTTCCGAATGGCCAAGTCTATGGTGGCACTATAACCAACTTCTCCGCTCGCTCTACTCGCCGTGTGGACATGGTAGTAGGTATCGCTTATGACGCCGACATTCGCAAAGCCAAAAACATCCTGCTGGATATTCTTAATGCAGATGAGCGTGTCCTAAAAGATCCTGCACCTGTGGTTGCGGTTTCAGAGCTGGCCGATTCTTCGGTAAACTTTGTGGTTCGCCCATGGGTAAACTCGGGGGATTACTGGGCTGTGCTGTGGGATACCAATGAGAAGGTTAAATATGCGTTCGACGAGGCAGGAATAGGTATTCCGTTCCCTCAGATGGAACTACACGTAAACAAAGCGGAATGA
- a CDS encoding cold-shock protein: MSNPSQGKVKWFNESKGFGFIEQDSGPDVFVHFSAISGNGFKTLAEGQRVQFNVTQGQKGPQAENVQLVD, translated from the coding sequence ATGTCAAACCCCTCTCAAGGCAAAGTAAAGTGGTTCAATGAGTCTAAAGGTTTTGGTTTCATTGAGCAGGATAGCGGTCCCGATGTTTTTGTTCATTTCAGTGCGATCAGTGGTAATGGATTCAAAACGCTAGCAGAAGGTCAGCGAGTGCAGTTTAACGTAACTCAGGGGCAGAAAGGCCCTCAGGCTGAGAACGTTCAACTTGTAGACTAA
- a CDS encoding RluA family pseudouridine synthase: protein MVGDISAQRVQKSFHLKEPVGNVCDWLSEQTGLPKGRVKVAMANGAVQVKKPGAKWQRLRRATASLPSGSSIKLSYDPVLLAIKPEPPELISDCSKYSVWFKPPGLLSQGNDWGDHCSILRLVEQSFGSKRHVFLIHRLDRDACGLILVAHDKKSAGLLSNLFSGRDINKSYLVRVEGQLPQSVTRIDAPLDGKAAVSTVEIIGVDEDSSLLSVSIETGRKHQIRRHLSQIGHPVRGDALYGVKNPGGLHLAATKLDFICPVRGQQVIFELSSSRIGRYWQ, encoded by the coding sequence ATGGTAGGGGACATAAGCGCTCAGCGTGTTCAGAAATCCTTTCATTTAAAGGAGCCGGTTGGCAATGTTTGTGACTGGCTATCTGAGCAGACGGGCTTACCAAAAGGGCGCGTTAAGGTGGCCATGGCTAACGGTGCGGTACAGGTAAAAAAGCCTGGTGCCAAGTGGCAGAGATTGAGAAGAGCGACCGCAAGTTTGCCTTCAGGGTCTTCTATAAAACTCAGTTACGATCCAGTCCTGCTTGCTATTAAACCGGAGCCGCCGGAGCTGATTTCCGATTGTAGTAAGTATAGTGTTTGGTTTAAGCCGCCGGGCTTATTGTCTCAGGGAAACGATTGGGGTGATCACTGCAGTATTCTGCGATTGGTGGAGCAGTCTTTCGGAAGCAAGCGCCATGTGTTTTTGATTCATCGCCTTGATCGTGATGCTTGTGGTCTGATTCTGGTAGCCCATGATAAAAAGTCTGCAGGTTTACTGAGCAATCTTTTTTCAGGCCGAGACATTAATAAATCCTATTTAGTCCGTGTTGAGGGGCAGTTACCTCAGTCGGTTACTCGTATTGATGCTCCATTAGATGGAAAAGCCGCTGTCAGTACAGTGGAAATCATCGGTGTGGACGAAGATTCCAGTTTGCTTTCGGTTTCGATTGAGACTGGGCGTAAGCATCAGATACGCCGACATTTGTCACAAATTGGTCATCCTGTGCGCGGTGATGCGCTATATGGTGTCAAAAATCCTGGCGGATTGCATCTTGCTGCAACCAAATTGGATTTCATATGCCCTGTTCGGGGGCAACAGGTTATCTTTGAGCTATCTTCATCCCGTATTGGGCGCTATTGGCAGTAA
- a CDS encoding SDR family oxidoreductase, with product MKKALVTGAAGFIGSHVVDQLTAKGIDVRAAVLPNERTHNIDHYQPEIVRGDMLDKDFVKEIVKDVDTVFHLAAVYATWMPDWKPLWEVNMQGSRNVLWACMNAKNVKKVVYTSSLSAIGLLPGRAASNETTPFNQYDALPYILSKYLSQQEALDFAEQGLNLTVVNPAFPFGPGDVAPTPTGGIIMKMIEGGARFSFPGGFNLVDVRDVAAGHILAAEKGRQGEKYILGNENVTGEEFSKICAEILGKSDRVIPLPGMLVEGGAQLAQFIADNITHSKPYIIPKELKYASQFAFMDCNKARKELGYNPRDVRISLRDSIAWFQSAEFQNTQTRPMPLKTSVNY from the coding sequence ATGAAGAAAGCACTAGTCACCGGCGCCGCCGGATTTATCGGCTCTCATGTAGTAGATCAACTCACAGCGAAAGGCATCGACGTTCGCGCCGCAGTATTGCCAAACGAGCGCACCCACAACATTGATCACTACCAGCCTGAGATCGTACGAGGTGACATGCTGGATAAAGATTTCGTGAAAGAAATCGTGAAAGATGTAGATACCGTATTCCACCTCGCGGCGGTTTACGCTACCTGGATGCCTGACTGGAAGCCATTATGGGAAGTAAACATGCAAGGCAGCCGAAACGTGCTTTGGGCCTGCATGAACGCAAAAAACGTCAAAAAGGTTGTATACACAAGCTCTTTGTCCGCTATCGGACTGTTACCTGGCCGCGCCGCCTCCAACGAAACAACGCCTTTCAACCAATATGATGCCCTCCCCTACATACTGAGCAAATATCTAAGCCAGCAAGAGGCATTGGATTTCGCCGAGCAAGGGCTGAATTTAACGGTGGTCAATCCTGCCTTTCCATTTGGACCAGGGGATGTAGCGCCAACCCCAACCGGTGGCATTATTATGAAAATGATCGAAGGTGGTGCCCGGTTTTCATTCCCCGGCGGCTTTAACCTGGTCGACGTGCGCGATGTCGCAGCAGGTCACATACTGGCAGCGGAGAAGGGTCGACAAGGAGAGAAATACATTCTGGGCAACGAGAACGTAACAGGTGAGGAATTCAGTAAAATTTGCGCAGAAATCCTGGGCAAATCTGATCGAGTCATACCGTTACCCGGTATGCTAGTGGAAGGTGGTGCTCAGCTGGCACAATTCATTGCAGACAACATCACCCACAGTAAGCCCTATATTATCCCCAAAGAGTTAAAATACGCCTCTCAATTCGCCTTTATGGATTGCAACAAAGCCCGTAAGGAACTGGGATACAATCCAAGGGATGTTCGTATCTCTTTACGTGATTCCATTGCTTGGTTTCAAAGCGCCGAGTTCCAAAACACCCAAACACGTCCAATGCCCTTGAAGACTAGCGTTAATTACTAG
- a CDS encoding Ig-like domain-containing protein translates to MSQLGAIRYLVVLGCILLITACGGGGGGGSDTRSGSEQTESSDSGSSGTSEEDNSSEFNDSESGDGSGTGNVDPGNEAGENTSTSDYVAPAVVSLWSDDVPFGEGRVIDDTVAFSGTGEPGHILEFWLNGVMNASTVVDSRGEWRIDFTVVTLIPDRYEVNLVTVSPAGESVASASTFTFRYDPTAPASPIISSITDDSYVAGDGFTTDGTLVITGTAEPSMTVTLYLNSVAIGTSIADGEGNWSVDYSAVNLSDGSYMLTADSTFLTLQSAISPQFPVVIDRVPPAAPSVLNISLDSGLSATDYITNDTRLVFDGVSEPFAQIRLRRDATVLGNTTADASGNWSFDYSVVALSEGAHSVQLMATDRAGNQSAWSSLFNLMIDTAAPNPIGSIALQPDTGVVGDGVTATGAIQLVGTADAGDYVEVFVDGSSVGQVLVDSSGDWILDLSAAPLVNGNYSVTTQVVDLAGNQSSVSPGFDIVINALPPSMPVISGITTDTGLASDGITADSTLEVLGTADAGADVYVYIDGVGVGVTTADMFGNWSFDHTATVLTDGVHILTAQAENISGLQSPMSVAFNLVIDTAAPVVPAITSMTTDTGVLGDLITGDNTLLFSGTSEADATIEVFIGGSSVGTTTANGSGVWTFDYSGTTLSDGAYSITATAQDASGNTSVASSAYAITIDTGLPAAPAITAMTTDTGVLGDLITGDNTLLFSGTSEADATIEIFIGASSVGTTTANGSGVWTFDYSGTTLSDGAYSITATAQDASGNTSVASSAYAITIDTGLPAAPAITAMTTDTGVLGDLITGDNTLLFSGTSEADATIEIFIGASSVGTTTANGSGVWTFDYSGTTFSDGAYSITATAQDASGNTSVASTSFNLTIDVVAPAAPSVDSITLDSGILGDLITSDNTLLISGTAEANSTVELMVGGISVGTVAANGSGAWSFDYTGTVLSDGSYLFSATATDTAANNSATSSGFAVTIDSSAPAAPAVTAITTDTGSSDGITSDNSLVFSGAAEANSTVTVFVDAGSIGTTTASGAGAWSYDYTGTSLSDGTYSITASTQDTAGNTSALSSTFSVTVDSSTPAAPAITGITTDSGANDGITNDNTLIISGTGEVGLVVDLMLDGSSILTPTVNGSGVWTADYTGASLSDGSYTLTATQSDAADNTSAVSSGFALQVDTANPTLSTTSPADGATTVGFNDNLVLNFDSNVYVQSGNIVIKRSSDDSTFETIPVGDARVTGSGTSSITVNPAGTFYGGTGYYVQIDASAFGDLAANSYAGIANTTDWNFVTQATAIASSTPADEATGVALNSTLTLNFNETVYANTGNVVIHKTSDDSVWDTIAISSGQVSGSGSASITITQTDVLEPNTGYYLTIDSGALVNGGGASFAGISAKTDLNFVSVNVSVPTVTNVTSSTADGSYGVGSSINVSVTFSESVDVTLASPYINVDLDGVDRTAGYVSGTGTATLQFTYSVAFGDGAADLDYVDVSSLVLNSALIRSVNYANADLTLPAPTTAGSLSANKNIAITADVIDVATMTSSDGFQVQGSTAGEHIGWAVNGVGDVNGDGFEDFVTGAPDNNGSAGVAYIVYGQAGSTRSNFNSSTITNGTNGFKIIGQSAVDKLGGAVGGAGDINDDGYDDIFVAAPLEDNYASDGGIVYIIFGQASNSDVNISSFSSSNGFRVTISEASARIGDSFTDFSGNGQGIDAGGDFNGDGIDDLIVGIRYSDENGADSGKAYLIFGESGATRGDVDLDLIDTTGPDGMLIYGASAGWQLGQSARFVGDYDADGYDDIVVSAIFSGAVASNGGQSFLIFGSPGPIFNAIDVATLSGGSGFKISSTEVGSIIGHSVDGGDFNGDGISDLLVSSNGKSINGKSGNGAAFVIYGDNGGSYGNIDVDTLLSSEGFAIYGENDADNMSHSLASAGDFNVDGVDDVLLGAYINGEGGANAGAGYLVMGKDGASRADVDLATLNSNDGIKIIGAAANDRLAQASGNADVNGDGFNDLILGATLGDNASADGGETVVIWGRELSQSVNTSLAGDSGANNLVGTSGNDTIVTAGGADAVAAGAGDDVIQLADTTFYNIEGGLGTDTLQFTTTLNNLDLTAIGPEIINGIEVIDLADSGNTLTLSQKSMLSLSRETRTLFVKGGSSDAVVSSSGDGWCYTGTQNVSGINYDIYLDEGAILYVQTSIDSSAVPSFNSTQTYSFDTTGGGANVSGSVTDFPVLIRVSSGIVSSLQGSKADIRFTDKDQLTWLPYEIEVGASGELYAWVLVPQVDGNSSGDYIVMHYNDVQNGTVPDRQNPSKLWKDYGAVWHFDEGTSGTAYDSSAFQNHAAQISGSVGDNPDKLIGYGRNFSGNEALQAPYDISFNSSNQAFTVESWVREPGLTLLGLKTAREVLSRGTSGTYWEMTSNSATLIIGTPPRFIVDDGGFGQTSLSFDGGGLLFTSTQWVHQVAVIDPASGIRIYSNGGLAGTAAYKATENGQPFKMGNSSADVQLDEVRYGRFAADANRIKLNYENQRSGSSFVSPQF, encoded by the coding sequence GTGTCCCAATTGGGTGCGATCCGATATTTGGTAGTTCTCGGTTGCATATTGCTCATCACCGCTTGCGGTGGTGGTGGAGGCGGTGGTTCAGACACGCGCAGTGGTTCTGAGCAAACCGAAAGCAGTGATTCAGGTAGTTCCGGTACCTCGGAAGAAGACAACAGCTCGGAGTTTAATGATTCGGAGTCTGGTGATGGCAGCGGTACCGGAAACGTAGATCCAGGGAATGAAGCAGGCGAAAATACGTCGACCAGTGATTACGTAGCACCGGCCGTGGTTTCGTTGTGGTCGGATGATGTGCCTTTTGGTGAAGGGCGGGTAATTGATGATACCGTCGCGTTCTCAGGCACAGGCGAGCCAGGGCATATTCTTGAATTTTGGTTGAACGGCGTGATGAACGCGTCAACTGTGGTGGATTCACGAGGCGAGTGGCGCATCGATTTTACCGTCGTCACTTTGATTCCAGATCGTTATGAGGTGAACCTCGTTACGGTGTCTCCTGCCGGTGAGAGCGTTGCATCCGCCAGCACCTTTACATTTCGCTATGACCCCACGGCTCCTGCGTCACCTATCATTTCTTCCATCACGGACGATTCCTATGTGGCTGGGGACGGCTTTACGACGGACGGCACTTTAGTCATCACCGGAACAGCCGAACCCAGCATGACGGTCACCCTCTATCTTAACAGTGTGGCTATCGGTACGAGTATTGCCGATGGCGAGGGGAACTGGTCTGTCGATTACAGCGCTGTCAATTTATCCGACGGAAGCTATATGTTGACTGCAGACTCCACGTTTTTGACTCTGCAAAGTGCTATTTCCCCACAATTCCCTGTCGTTATTGACCGGGTGCCACCTGCCGCTCCTTCGGTTCTGAATATCTCACTTGACTCTGGGCTGAGTGCGACGGATTACATTACCAATGACACACGTTTGGTATTTGATGGCGTCTCTGAGCCTTTTGCTCAAATTCGTTTACGCCGTGATGCTACCGTTCTGGGTAATACTACCGCTGATGCGAGCGGCAACTGGTCGTTCGATTATTCAGTCGTTGCCCTGTCCGAAGGTGCGCATAGCGTGCAGTTGATGGCGACCGACCGCGCAGGCAATCAATCGGCTTGGTCTTCTTTGTTCAACCTGATGATTGATACAGCTGCTCCGAATCCTATTGGGTCGATTGCATTACAGCCGGATACCGGTGTAGTGGGTGACGGGGTGACAGCTACTGGTGCTATTCAGTTAGTGGGTACGGCTGACGCTGGGGATTATGTTGAGGTGTTTGTTGACGGCTCCTCTGTCGGCCAGGTTCTGGTGGACTCCAGCGGCGATTGGATTCTTGATTTAAGTGCCGCGCCTTTGGTGAACGGCAACTACAGCGTAACCACTCAAGTTGTGGATCTGGCGGGGAACCAGTCTTCAGTCTCACCTGGTTTCGACATTGTGATTAATGCGTTGCCCCCTAGTATGCCTGTGATCTCGGGGATAACAACGGATACAGGTTTGGCGTCTGACGGCATAACTGCGGATTCAACATTGGAAGTGCTGGGTACTGCCGATGCAGGCGCCGATGTCTATGTTTATATCGATGGTGTTGGTGTTGGCGTAACCACTGCAGATATGTTTGGAAACTGGAGCTTCGACCATACCGCAACTGTGTTAACGGATGGCGTACACATTCTTACTGCGCAGGCTGAAAATATTTCCGGATTGCAGTCACCGATGTCGGTTGCGTTTAATTTGGTGATTGATACTGCTGCGCCAGTGGTACCGGCGATTACTTCCATGACTACCGACACCGGTGTGTTGGGCGACTTGATCACGGGTGATAACACCTTGTTGTTCAGCGGTACCTCCGAGGCAGATGCCACCATTGAAGTGTTCATCGGTGGTAGTTCGGTGGGCACCACCACTGCCAATGGCAGCGGTGTATGGACCTTCGATTACAGCGGCACCACGCTATCCGACGGTGCCTACAGCATTACCGCTACGGCGCAAGATGCATCTGGTAATACCTCGGTGGCTTCGTCTGCGTATGCCATTACCATAGATACAGGTTTGCCAGCAGCCCCTGCTATCACCGCCATGACCACTGATACGGGTGTGTTAGGTGATCTGATCACCGGCGATAACACATTGCTATTCAGTGGTACCTCCGAAGCAGATGCCACCATTGAAATATTCATCGGCGCAAGTTCCGTAGGCACCACCACTGCCAATGGCAGCGGCGTATGGACCTTCGACTACAGCGGCACTACCTTGAGTGATGGTGCTTATAGCATTACCGCTACGGCGCAAGATGCATCTGGTAATACCTCGGTGGCGTCATCTGCGTATGCCATTACCATAGATACAGGTTTGCCTGCAGCACCTGCTATTACCGCCATGACCACCGATACGGGTGTGTTAGGTGATCTGATCACCGGTGATAACACCTTGCTATTCAGTGGTACCTCCGAGGCAGATGCCACTATTGAAATATTCATCGGCGCAAGTTCCGTAGGCACCACCACTGCCAATGGCAGCGGCGTATGGACCTTCGACTACAGCGGCACCACGTTCAGTGATGGTGCCTACAGCATCACCGCGACGGCACAGGATGCCTCCGGCAATACTTCAGTAGCTTCCACTTCCTTTAACCTGACGATCGATGTTGTCGCACCTGCGGCACCTTCCGTAGATTCCATCACCCTGGACAGTGGAATTCTGGGAGATCTCATTACTAGCGACAACACACTGCTCATATCGGGTACCGCCGAAGCCAATAGTACAGTTGAATTGATGGTAGGCGGCATATCTGTGGGCACTGTGGCTGCTAACGGAAGTGGTGCATGGTCGTTCGATTACACGGGTACGGTACTTTCTGATGGAAGTTATCTTTTCTCAGCAACCGCAACAGATACCGCAGCCAATAACTCGGCGACTTCCAGTGGTTTTGCTGTCACGATCGACTCCAGCGCACCTGCAGCACCAGCTGTGACGGCAATCACCACCGATACTGGCAGCAGCGATGGCATTACCAGCGATAATTCGTTGGTGTTTTCAGGTGCCGCCGAGGCTAATTCCACGGTTACCGTCTTTGTCGACGCCGGTTCCATCGGTACCACCACGGCCAGCGGCGCGGGCGCCTGGAGCTATGATTACACCGGCACCAGCTTGAGTGATGGTACATACAGTATTACCGCGAGCACTCAGGATACAGCAGGTAATACTTCGGCACTGTCATCCACATTCAGCGTCACCGTCGACAGCTCAACTCCAGCAGCGCCAGCCATTACGGGTATTACAACAGACAGCGGTGCCAACGATGGTATTACCAATGACAACACCCTGATCATTTCCGGCACCGGAGAAGTGGGGCTGGTAGTGGACCTGATGCTTGACGGCTCCAGCATATTGACGCCTACCGTAAACGGTAGTGGTGTCTGGACTGCAGATTACACGGGCGCCAGCTTAAGCGACGGCAGCTATACCCTTACTGCAACTCAAAGTGACGCTGCTGATAACACTTCAGCAGTGAGTTCTGGTTTTGCCTTGCAAGTTGATACCGCAAATCCAACACTGAGTACCACGTCACCAGCAGATGGTGCCACCACTGTAGGATTCAACGACAATTTAGTACTCAACTTTGATAGCAACGTCTACGTGCAAAGCGGCAACATCGTGATTAAGCGCAGCAGCGACGACAGCACCTTTGAGACCATTCCGGTTGGCGATGCCAGAGTCACGGGCAGTGGTACCAGTTCCATCACGGTCAATCCTGCCGGTACATTCTACGGTGGTACTGGCTACTATGTGCAAATTGACGCCAGCGCCTTTGGCGACTTGGCGGCTAACAGCTATGCCGGGATAGCCAACACCACTGACTGGAACTTCGTAACCCAAGCTACAGCGATTGCGTCCAGCACTCCGGCAGACGAAGCTACTGGAGTGGCGCTGAATTCCACCTTAACGCTGAACTTCAACGAAACAGTGTATGCCAATACCGGTAATGTAGTGATTCACAAAACCAGTGATGACAGCGTATGGGATACCATTGCAATAAGTTCCGGTCAGGTGAGTGGTTCGGGCTCAGCGTCTATTACCATTACCCAGACAGATGTGCTGGAACCAAATACTGGGTATTACCTTACTATTGATTCTGGTGCTCTGGTCAACGGCGGCGGTGCCAGTTTTGCGGGTATTTCCGCTAAAACGGATCTCAACTTTGTCAGCGTTAATGTTTCGGTGCCTACGGTGACGAATGTAACATCCTCTACTGCCGATGGTTCCTATGGCGTCGGTAGTAGTATTAACGTATCTGTCACCTTCAGTGAGTCAGTTGATGTCACCTTGGCATCGCCCTATATAAACGTTGATCTGGATGGAGTGGATCGAACCGCTGGCTATGTATCGGGCACGGGTACGGCCACTCTTCAATTCACCTACAGTGTTGCTTTTGGTGATGGTGCAGCGGATCTCGATTACGTCGATGTCAGCTCTCTGGTGCTCAATAGTGCCCTTATCAGGAGCGTAAACTATGCGAATGCTGATCTTACGCTACCGGCTCCGACAACGGCAGGTTCCCTGTCTGCCAATAAAAACATAGCCATCACAGCCGATGTGATTGATGTGGCCACTATGACAAGCAGTGATGGGTTCCAGGTGCAGGGTAGTACTGCGGGAGAGCACATTGGTTGGGCGGTCAATGGTGTGGGTGATGTAAACGGCGATGGCTTTGAAGATTTTGTCACGGGTGCGCCGGATAACAATGGATCTGCGGGTGTTGCTTATATTGTCTATGGGCAAGCTGGATCGACCCGATCCAATTTCAACAGCTCTACCATTACCAATGGCACCAATGGATTCAAAATTATTGGTCAATCCGCTGTGGATAAGCTCGGCGGTGCTGTCGGTGGAGCCGGAGACATAAACGATGACGGCTACGACGATATCTTTGTTGCTGCACCGCTGGAGGATAACTATGCCAGTGATGGCGGTATCGTTTATATCATCTTCGGCCAAGCCAGCAACAGCGACGTTAATATCAGCAGTTTCAGCAGCAGTAATGGTTTCAGAGTTACAATATCTGAGGCCAGCGCTCGAATTGGTGATTCCTTCACTGATTTTAGTGGTAACGGTCAGGGTATTGATGCTGGTGGCGACTTTAACGGTGATGGTATTGATGACCTGATCGTAGGCATCCGATACAGCGACGAGAATGGCGCCGATAGTGGCAAAGCCTATTTGATATTTGGTGAGTCGGGTGCCACTCGAGGTGATGTAGATCTTGATCTGATCGATACCACCGGCCCTGATGGCATGCTGATTTATGGGGCCAGTGCCGGTTGGCAGCTCGGTCAGTCCGCACGCTTTGTGGGCGATTACGATGCTGATGGTTATGACGATATCGTGGTCAGTGCGATCTTCTCCGGTGCGGTGGCGTCAAATGGCGGTCAATCCTTCCTGATATTTGGCTCGCCGGGCCCGATTTTCAACGCTATTGATGTGGCAACATTATCCGGGGGCAGCGGTTTCAAAATCTCTTCTACAGAAGTGGGGAGTATTATCGGTCATTCCGTTGATGGCGGTGATTTCAATGGCGACGGTATTAGCGATTTACTGGTTTCGTCCAATGGTAAAAGCATTAATGGCAAGAGTGGTAACGGCGCGGCCTTCGTGATTTACGGTGACAATGGCGGATCCTATGGAAATATCGACGTAGACACTTTGCTTTCCAGTGAAGGTTTTGCCATCTACGGAGAAAACGACGCTGATAACATGTCTCACAGCTTGGCCAGTGCGGGCGATTTTAATGTCGATGGTGTGGATGATGTGTTGCTTGGGGCCTATATCAATGGCGAAGGTGGCGCAAACGCTGGTGCCGGTTATCTGGTGATGGGTAAAGACGGGGCCTCACGGGCTGATGTGGATTTGGCCACTTTGAATAGCAACGATGGCATTAAAATCATTGGTGCTGCTGCAAATGATCGTCTGGCTCAGGCCAGCGGAAATGCGGATGTAAATGGTGATGGATTCAACGATCTGATATTGGGTGCAACGCTGGGTGATAATGCCAGTGCTGACGGTGGTGAAACGGTTGTAATCTGGGGGCGGGAACTGAGCCAGTCCGTCAATACCAGCCTTGCCGGAGACAGCGGCGCCAACAACCTTGTGGGCACCAGTGGCAACGACACCATAGTAACCGCCGGTGGAGCCGATGCTGTTGCAGCGGGCGCAGGGGATGATGTGATTCAACTGGCTGATACGACCTTCTACAACATAGAGGGCGGGTTGGGCACCGATACATTGCAATTCACCACTACCCTGAACAATCTGGATCTTACCGCAATAGGGCCGGAAATCATTAATGGCATTGAAGTGATTGATCTGGCAGATAGCGGCAATACACTCACGCTTAGCCAGAAATCCATGCTGTCATTATCAAGAGAAACCCGCACTCTGTTTGTTAAAGGTGGGTCCAGTGATGCCGTGGTATCTTCAAGTGGCGATGGCTGGTGCTATACAGGCACACAGAATGTGAGCGGAATTAATTACGACATCTACTTAGATGAGGGAGCAATCCTGTATGTACAGACAAGTATCGATTCCAGTGCAGTGCCAAGTTTCAATAGCACCCAAACCTATTCGTTCGACACTACCGGTGGTGGTGCTAATGTGTCCGGTAGTGTTACTGACTTCCCAGTGCTGATCAGGGTGTCTTCTGGAATAGTTAGTTCATTACAAGGCAGCAAAGCAGACATACGCTTTACCGATAAAGATCAATTGACCTGGCTGCCCTATGAAATTGAAGTAGGGGCCAGTGGAGAGTTGTATGCGTGGGTACTGGTGCCGCAGGTTGATGGTAATTCCTCCGGTGATTACATCGTGATGCACTACAACGATGTGCAGAACGGAACTGTGCCTGATCGACAGAACCCGTCCAAACTCTGGAAAGATTATGGTGCTGTCTGGCACTTTGACGAGGGCACCTCAGGCACCGCTTATGATTCATCTGCCTTCCAAAACCATGCAGCACAAATCAGCGGCAGTGTTGGCGATAATCCGGATAAGTTAATCGGTTATGGTCGAAACTTCAGTGGCAACGAAGCACTTCAGGCACCCTATGATATTTCATTCAACTCCAGCAATCAGGCGTTCACAGTGGAATCCTGGGTGCGTGAGCCAGGGCTGACTTTGTTGGGGCTTAAGACAGCGAGAGAAGTTCTATCACGGGGGACCAGTGGAACATACTGGGAAATGACCTCGAACTCAGCAACTCTCATCATAGGAACGCCGCCTAGATTTATAGTTGATGATGGTGGTTTTGGACAAACCAGCTTGAGTTTTGATGGTGGTGGATTGTTATTTACATCAACACAATGGGTGCATCAGGTCGCCGTGATTGATCCAGCATCTGGCATACGTATTTATTCCAACGGAGGCCTTGCTGGAACGGCAGCTTATAAGGCTACAGAAAACGGCCAGCCTTTCAAAATGGGCAACAGCAGTGCTGATGTCCAACTTGATGAAGTGCGTTACGGTCGCTTTGCCGCCGACGCAAACCGCATCAAATTGAACTACGAGAACCAGCGCAGTGGTTCGAGCTTTGTGTCCCCCCAGTTCTGA